One Vespa crabro chromosome 4, iyVesCrab1.2, whole genome shotgun sequence DNA segment encodes these proteins:
- the LOC124423851 gene encoding tyrosine-protein kinase Src42A isoform X1, translated as MGNCFSSSRDPDKDNSDRIGNPNIDAVVSPTSPVPTPPPDPIRPVPQIPDANVPSAKIFVALYDYDARTDEDLSFRKGEHLEILNDTQGDWWLARSKRTRKEGYIPSNYVAKLKSIEAEPWYFRKIKRIEAEKKLLLPENDHGAFLIRDSESRHNDYSLSVRDGDTVKHYRIRQLDEGGFFIARRTTFRNLQDLVEHYSKDADGLCVNLCKPCVQVEKPVTEGLSHRTRDQWEIDRSSLKFLRKLGQGQFGEVWEGQWNNTTPVAIKTLKPGTMDPKDFLAEAQIMKKLRHAKLIQLYAVCTMEEPIYIITELMRHGSLLEYLQGVRGRALKLQQLIDMAAQIATGMAYLESQNYIHRDLAARNVLVADGNVVKIADFGLARLIKEDEYEARIGARFPIKWTAPEAANYSKFSIKSDVWSFGILLTELVTFGRIPYPGMTNAEVLNQVEHGYRMPCPPGCPTALYDIMLECWNKDPMKRPTFETLQWKLEDFFTMEGSEYKEASAY; from the exons ATGGGGAACTGTTTCAGCAGTAGCAGGGATCCGGATAAAGACAACTCTGATAGGATAGGCAATCCCAACATAGATGCTGTGGTATCGCCAACTAGTCCAGTGCCAACACCACCTCCGGATCCTATAAGGCCGGTCCCACAAATTCCAGATGCTAATGTGCCAAGTGCTAAGATATTCGTAGCGCTTTACGATTACGATGCTCGTACAGACGAGGATCTCAGCTTTAGGAAGGGTGAACATTTGGAAATACTCAACGATACTCAAGGAGATTGGTGGCTAGCCAGAAGTAAACGGACTAGAAAAGAAGGCTATATACCTAGCAATTATGTTGCTAAGTTAAAATCGATAGAAGCTGAAcc gtGGTACTTTAGGAAGATAAAACGAATTGAGgcagaaaagaaattattattaccagaAAATGATCATGGGGCATTTTTGATTAGAGATTCTGAAAGCCGTCACAATGATTATTCCCTTTCAG tacGTGATGGAGATACTGTCAAGCATTACCGCATACGACAATTGGATGAAGGAGGCTTTTTCATTGCTAGGCGGACAACATTTAGGAATCTTCAAGATCTTGTTGAACACTACAGTAAAGATGCTGATGGATTGTGTGTAAATCTCTGTAAACCGTGTGTGCAG GTTGAGAAACCTGTAACGGAAGGCCTTAGTCATCGTACACGAGACCAATGGGAGATAGATCGTTCATCCCTTAAGTTTTTGCGGAAATTGGGACAGGGTCAATTCGGAGAAGTATGGGAAGGGCAATGGAATAACACGACACCAGTAGCTATCAAAACTCTTAAACCAGGCACCATGGATCCGAAGGACTTTTTGGCAGAGGCacaaattatgaaaaaacttAGACATGCCAAGTTAATTCAGCTCTACGCTGTTTGCACAATGGAAGAaccaatttatattatcacaGAATTGATGAGGCATGGCAGTTTATTAGAATACTTGCAAG GAGTAAGAGGAAGAGCTTTGAAATTACAGCAATTAATTGATATGGCTGCACAAATAGCCACTGGTATGGCGTATCTAGAATCACAGAATTATATTCATAGAGATTTGGCAGCGAGAAATGTTTTAGTAGCGGATGGTAATGTCGTTAAAATAGCAGATTTCGGTTTAGCCCGACTTATCAAAGAGGACGAATACGAAGCCCGTATAGGGGCACGATTTCCAATTAAATGGACTGCTCCTGAAGCTGCTAATTACAGTAAATTCAGTATTAAGTCTGATGTATGGTCGTTTGGTATTCTTCTTACTGAACTTGTTACTTTTGGAAGAATACCATATCCAg gtATGACAAATGCAGAAGTATTAAACCAGGTAGAACATGGATATAGAATGCCATGTCCACCTGGATGTCCAACGGCACTATACGATATTATGTTAGAATGTTGGAACAAAGATCCTATGAAGAGGCCGACGTTCGAAACTCTTCAATGGAAACTGGAAGATTTCTTCACAATGGAGGGATCAGAATATAAGGAAGCATCTGCGTATTGA
- the LOC124423592 gene encoding ras-related protein Rab-23 isoform X1, whose amino-acid sequence MREEELELSLKVVIVGNGAVGKSSMIQRFCKGTYTRDYKKTIGVDFLEREIEVDGEDVRLMLWDTAGQEEFDAITAAYYRGAHACVLAYSATDRNSFDAIPSWKLKVENECGEIPTVLVQNKMDLVDQCVIGLDEAERLGRVLGCKLLRTSVKEDVGVMSVFRHLASRCLHEMRRNDNDYQDDLRLYSTGPRSPSVISAFSPNGSTCCRNSGNGTIVLRSGGKTRNHKKKNFVKSACRLL is encoded by the exons ATGCGGGAGGAAGAACTCGAGTTATCGCTCAAG GTGGTGATAGTTGGTAATGGCGCTGTGGGAAAATCGTCAATGATTCAGAGGTTTTGCAAGGGTACTTACACGAGGGATTATAAGAAGACTATTGGCGTTGATTTTCTCGAGCGAGAAATAGA GGTAGATGGCGAAGACGTGAGATTGATGCTATGGGACACCGCGGGTCAGGAAGAGTTCGACGCCATAACGGCGGCTTATTATCGCGGTGCACACGCTTGCGTACTTGCTTATTCTGCTACAGATAGAAATTCTTTCGATGCTATTCCTTCATGGAAATTAAAG GTAGAAAATGAATGCGGCGAAATACCGACGGTACTCGTACAGAACAAGATGGATTTAGTCGATCAATGCGTCATCGGTCT GGACGAAGCTGAGAGGCTTGGTCGTGTTCTTGGATGTAAACTCTTGCGAACATCCGTAAAGGAAGACGTCGGTGTTATGAGCGTATTCCGACATTTAGCATCACGATGTTTACATGAGATGCGTAGGAATGATAACGATTATCAGGACGATTTAAGGTTGTATTCTACTGGACCGAGATCTCCTTCTGTAATAA GTGCCTTTAGTCCAAACGGATCAACGTGTTGTCGTAATAGCGGAAACGGAACGATTGTTTTAAGGTCAGGAGGTAAAACGAGGaatcacaaaaaaaagaatttcgtaAAGAGCGCCTGTAGACTACTCtaa
- the LOC124423592 gene encoding ras-related protein Rab-23 isoform X2, with protein MIQRFCKGTYTRDYKKTIGVDFLEREIEVDGEDVRLMLWDTAGQEEFDAITAAYYRGAHACVLAYSATDRNSFDAIPSWKLKVENECGEIPTVLVQNKMDLVDQCVIGLDEAERLGRVLGCKLLRTSVKEDVGVMSVFRHLASRCLHEMRRNDNDYQDDLRLYSTGPRSPSVISAFSPNGSTCCRNSGNGTIVLRSGGKTRNHKKKNFVKSACRLL; from the exons ATGATTCAGAGGTTTTGCAAGGGTACTTACACGAGGGATTATAAGAAGACTATTGGCGTTGATTTTCTCGAGCGAGAAATAGA GGTAGATGGCGAAGACGTGAGATTGATGCTATGGGACACCGCGGGTCAGGAAGAGTTCGACGCCATAACGGCGGCTTATTATCGCGGTGCACACGCTTGCGTACTTGCTTATTCTGCTACAGATAGAAATTCTTTCGATGCTATTCCTTCATGGAAATTAAAG GTAGAAAATGAATGCGGCGAAATACCGACGGTACTCGTACAGAACAAGATGGATTTAGTCGATCAATGCGTCATCGGTCT GGACGAAGCTGAGAGGCTTGGTCGTGTTCTTGGATGTAAACTCTTGCGAACATCCGTAAAGGAAGACGTCGGTGTTATGAGCGTATTCCGACATTTAGCATCACGATGTTTACATGAGATGCGTAGGAATGATAACGATTATCAGGACGATTTAAGGTTGTATTCTACTGGACCGAGATCTCCTTCTGTAATAA GTGCCTTTAGTCCAAACGGATCAACGTGTTGTCGTAATAGCGGAAACGGAACGATTGTTTTAAGGTCAGGAGGTAAAACGAGGaatcacaaaaaaaagaatttcgtaAAGAGCGCCTGTAGACTACTCtaa
- the LOC124423851 gene encoding tyrosine-protein kinase Src42A isoform X2, with protein MGNCFSSSRDPDKDNSDRIGNPNIDAVVSPTSPVPTPPPDPIRPVPQIPDANVPSAKIFVALYDYDARTDEDLSFRKGEHLEILNDTQGDWWLARSKRTRKEGYIPSNYVAKLKSIEAEPWYFRKIKRIEAEKKLLLPENDHGAFLIRDSESRHNDYSLSVRDGDTVKHYRIRQLDEGGFFIARRTTFRNLQDLVEHYSKDADGLCVNLCKPCVQKPVTEGLSHRTRDQWEIDRSSLKFLRKLGQGQFGEVWEGQWNNTTPVAIKTLKPGTMDPKDFLAEAQIMKKLRHAKLIQLYAVCTMEEPIYIITELMRHGSLLEYLQGVRGRALKLQQLIDMAAQIATGMAYLESQNYIHRDLAARNVLVADGNVVKIADFGLARLIKEDEYEARIGARFPIKWTAPEAANYSKFSIKSDVWSFGILLTELVTFGRIPYPGMTNAEVLNQVEHGYRMPCPPGCPTALYDIMLECWNKDPMKRPTFETLQWKLEDFFTMEGSEYKEASAY; from the exons ATGGGGAACTGTTTCAGCAGTAGCAGGGATCCGGATAAAGACAACTCTGATAGGATAGGCAATCCCAACATAGATGCTGTGGTATCGCCAACTAGTCCAGTGCCAACACCACCTCCGGATCCTATAAGGCCGGTCCCACAAATTCCAGATGCTAATGTGCCAAGTGCTAAGATATTCGTAGCGCTTTACGATTACGATGCTCGTACAGACGAGGATCTCAGCTTTAGGAAGGGTGAACATTTGGAAATACTCAACGATACTCAAGGAGATTGGTGGCTAGCCAGAAGTAAACGGACTAGAAAAGAAGGCTATATACCTAGCAATTATGTTGCTAAGTTAAAATCGATAGAAGCTGAAcc gtGGTACTTTAGGAAGATAAAACGAATTGAGgcagaaaagaaattattattaccagaAAATGATCATGGGGCATTTTTGATTAGAGATTCTGAAAGCCGTCACAATGATTATTCCCTTTCAG tacGTGATGGAGATACTGTCAAGCATTACCGCATACGACAATTGGATGAAGGAGGCTTTTTCATTGCTAGGCGGACAACATTTAGGAATCTTCAAGATCTTGTTGAACACTACAGTAAAGATGCTGATGGATTGTGTGTAAATCTCTGTAAACCGTGTGTGCAG AAACCTGTAACGGAAGGCCTTAGTCATCGTACACGAGACCAATGGGAGATAGATCGTTCATCCCTTAAGTTTTTGCGGAAATTGGGACAGGGTCAATTCGGAGAAGTATGGGAAGGGCAATGGAATAACACGACACCAGTAGCTATCAAAACTCTTAAACCAGGCACCATGGATCCGAAGGACTTTTTGGCAGAGGCacaaattatgaaaaaacttAGACATGCCAAGTTAATTCAGCTCTACGCTGTTTGCACAATGGAAGAaccaatttatattatcacaGAATTGATGAGGCATGGCAGTTTATTAGAATACTTGCAAG GAGTAAGAGGAAGAGCTTTGAAATTACAGCAATTAATTGATATGGCTGCACAAATAGCCACTGGTATGGCGTATCTAGAATCACAGAATTATATTCATAGAGATTTGGCAGCGAGAAATGTTTTAGTAGCGGATGGTAATGTCGTTAAAATAGCAGATTTCGGTTTAGCCCGACTTATCAAAGAGGACGAATACGAAGCCCGTATAGGGGCACGATTTCCAATTAAATGGACTGCTCCTGAAGCTGCTAATTACAGTAAATTCAGTATTAAGTCTGATGTATGGTCGTTTGGTATTCTTCTTACTGAACTTGTTACTTTTGGAAGAATACCATATCCAg gtATGACAAATGCAGAAGTATTAAACCAGGTAGAACATGGATATAGAATGCCATGTCCACCTGGATGTCCAACGGCACTATACGATATTATGTTAGAATGTTGGAACAAAGATCCTATGAAGAGGCCGACGTTCGAAACTCTTCAATGGAAACTGGAAGATTTCTTCACAATGGAGGGATCAGAATATAAGGAAGCATCTGCGTATTGA